One region of Coraliomargarita parva genomic DNA includes:
- a CDS encoding sialate O-acetylesterase, producing MLVQQSLLLGLCIIGGLLPISGQDTNSVKIRPEKNYLRVSQSGNPCIESIIADDGNLSSLRFLRPNEIYDLTPNAHRPDFLEIGTGLPGAHPFDGARGLFFWQNEAVKLTDVQMTNSTTIVAEGPLAALTYDFSANNAIHITARNKSDATMQLLMVLDPTVCLVQTNNTLPVRTPVVRLWQDTIWFQEAGQTDWRIEVTGGDRIWGPANEVGTNWREGLLQVWEATLLPGETRQIRIQASPLPEKDAETMEALVPDKIPARKMADIAFPRTGSSDDSGISLYSPKDYQVFQRQSESRGPLIISGSLKMAADKVQAKLVGESSFGPLPLEWQEIKYNEATHGFNASWELPAGGWYALQIRALQDGEVIAENTVEHLGIGEVFVVCGQSNSTNYGQSGKRYNKTQTGQVVSFDGNIWRPCEDPLPGSSDFSQGGSPWTFFGDALVEEYHVPVAVSITGHGGAPVQYWKPGSFPFFWVMSRINQFGPYGFRAMLWHQGESSVKSSTEFYFDTLSEIIAATRKTAGWDIPWMVAQVSYHSPKEPLFETTRTAQKQLWEAGIALEGPDTDTLVGEDRAGIHLSTSGLKKHGEMWAEKISSYLDEQFINQ from the coding sequence ATGCTCGTCCAACAATCTCTCCTACTCGGCCTCTGCATCATTGGAGGCCTATTACCAATCTCAGGCCAAGATACGAATTCGGTAAAGATAAGGCCCGAGAAAAACTATCTGCGCGTCTCGCAAAGTGGTAATCCCTGCATCGAGAGTATCATCGCAGATGATGGCAACCTGAGTAGCCTCAGGTTCCTAAGGCCCAACGAGATTTACGACCTCACGCCCAATGCACACCGACCCGACTTTCTCGAAATCGGGACTGGTCTGCCCGGTGCGCATCCCTTCGATGGGGCTCGAGGCCTCTTCTTCTGGCAAAACGAGGCGGTGAAATTAACCGACGTTCAAATGACGAACTCCACAACAATCGTAGCCGAAGGTCCTCTGGCGGCATTAACCTACGATTTCAGTGCGAACAACGCGATTCACATCACAGCCAGGAACAAGTCGGATGCAACGATGCAGCTCCTGATGGTGCTGGACCCGACAGTGTGCCTCGTCCAAACGAACAACACGCTCCCGGTTCGCACCCCGGTCGTCCGCCTCTGGCAGGATACGATATGGTTTCAGGAGGCGGGTCAAACAGACTGGAGAATCGAAGTCACCGGTGGCGACCGGATTTGGGGCCCGGCGAACGAGGTCGGCACCAACTGGAGGGAAGGCCTCCTCCAAGTCTGGGAAGCGACTCTGCTACCCGGCGAGACCCGTCAGATCCGGATTCAGGCAAGCCCACTCCCGGAAAAGGATGCCGAAACGATGGAAGCTTTGGTTCCGGACAAAATCCCTGCCCGGAAGATGGCGGACATTGCCTTTCCCCGAACAGGGTCATCCGATGATTCAGGAATCAGCCTGTATTCGCCGAAAGACTACCAAGTCTTCCAACGGCAGTCTGAGAGCCGAGGCCCATTGATCATTTCCGGAAGTCTCAAAATGGCTGCCGATAAAGTGCAGGCGAAGCTCGTCGGCGAATCAAGTTTCGGCCCCCTGCCCTTGGAATGGCAGGAGATCAAATATAATGAAGCGACACATGGGTTTAATGCCTCGTGGGAACTGCCGGCCGGCGGGTGGTATGCACTTCAAATCCGCGCACTCCAAGACGGTGAAGTCATCGCAGAAAATACGGTCGAACACCTTGGAATCGGTGAGGTCTTTGTCGTCTGCGGACAATCCAACTCAACCAATTACGGCCAGTCAGGTAAGCGTTACAACAAGACGCAAACCGGACAGGTCGTCAGCTTCGACGGCAATATCTGGCGCCCCTGCGAAGACCCGCTTCCTGGCAGCAGTGATTTTAGCCAGGGTGGAAGCCCCTGGACCTTTTTCGGCGATGCACTTGTCGAGGAATACCATGTGCCGGTCGCGGTTTCGATCACCGGTCACGGCGGCGCGCCCGTGCAATACTGGAAACCCGGCAGCTTCCCATTCTTTTGGGTTATGAGCCGCATCAACCAATTCGGTCCTTACGGCTTCCGCGCCATGCTCTGGCATCAGGGCGAGAGTAGCGTCAAATCGTCCACCGAATTTTATTTTGATACCCTGTCCGAGATAATCGCCGCCACTCGAAAAACTGCCGGCTGGGACATTCCATGGATGGTCGCGCAGGTCTCCTATCACAGCCCGAAGGAACCCTTGTTTGAAACCACTCGGACCGCACAAAAGCAACTTTGGGAGGCAGGCATCGCTCTGGAAGGCCCGGATACGGACACCTTAGTCGGCGAGGACCGTGCGGGTATCCATCTCAGCACCTCAGGACTAAAGAAACACGGCGAAATGTGGGCCGAAAAAATCAGCAGCTACTTGGACGAACAATTCATAAACCAATGA